A segment of the Lycium ferocissimum isolate CSIRO_LF1 chromosome 5, AGI_CSIRO_Lferr_CH_V1, whole genome shotgun sequence genome:
CTATCTTATACGTAGAAGGGAATAAACACGGCAAATGCGACATATTCTACTATCTCGTACGTAGAAGGGAAAACACATAGCAGGTCAACATGCCTGCTTGACTTTTGGGGGCTGTTTCAGTCATTTTAGCATAAATGGAGTAATGTGATTGGGCCTAAGGGAATCTTACTATAATTTTTGACTGCATGGACTAAATTGCCCTCTGCTTATGTCATCCTGTATCATCACACTGATGACTTGATCCCACACAAAAGCTCAGCCCAACTTAAATTCTCACCTCCGCGATCCCACAATCTTCCCCGCTATTCCTTGTGTATTTCCCAAAGATTTCAAATTGTCTTTTGCCCTTCCCCTTAATTAGCGTGGGAACTGAGATCAAATCTTATTGTTCTTATTTTGCTAACTGAAATTATGTTATCGTAGTTTACAGATGGTATTGAAAATACTAATTAAACTTATACAAAATTTTAGTTatagtgaaaagaaaaattcaattgaccataaaaataaaaaagaaaattgaaaatgaCCTAATTAAACTTATACAAAATTTGCATATTTATATACTTTGTAATCGCACATAATATAGTGAGCTAACATTTTATTGATCGGAGTTACTTATTTACTCATgttctaaaaattgaaactaGGCATTTTATTAAAAGAGACTTTTGAGTTAAGAAACTCATGTTCTAAAATTCTAAGTTTTTTAATTTACACAAAATTctaagttttttttaatttacacaaAACCCCTTAAGTTTTTTAATTTacacaaaaacccaaaaaataaaatacgcaAGCAACTATTGGCTGCTTAAACAACTCCTCGTTGCTtaccataaaaataaaaaaaataaaaattaaattgaccattaaaaatgaaaattaactAATAAAAAAGATCATTTGATGAGTTATCCAAGCTTATTAAACTTTAAATAATTTGCGATTGATAATGGAAtcaatgttgtttgattatatgaatattaaATTTGACTTGATAACAATTGACCGAAATTTAAACTAACTTATTAATAATATCACAATTGAAATGTTAGAATGgaatgaatgttgtttgattaaTAATATTTACTTCACAATTAAACATCAATGAGTGGTTAAACCCAACTTATTAATAATATCACAATTGACCGTAAAATTGCTAATAGTTTAACAATATATACTTTGTGGAAtcaatgttgtttgattatatgaatatttgaaCGTCAACGTATTCACTTGATAACAATAAATATGAAGTTGATTAAGTGCATAATATTAACTACTAACTAGTGATAATGGAAtcaatgttgtttgattatatgaatatttgaaCATTGAACTGATGCAACAATTGAAGCACATCCGTTTGATAAGTTAAATTGTTTTCATAAACAAATGTTTAACATAAATAACTACTATAAACAATCAATGATTGTTGCTAAGTTTTCACAAGAATTGGGGTTATTTGTAGCAATAATCGAAACAactttttgttgtttattgtaacATAAAAGTTTTTGATCTTTTAATTGCAATCTAAATTGTGATATTATTAATAAGTTGGGTTTAGGCTTGACATTTAATTGTTATCGTTGATGttcaaatattcatataatcaaacaacattcattcCATTATCACTAGAAGTTATTGTTAAACTATTAGTAGAGTCAATCAATTTTGATCAATTATGATATTATTTGGGGTTTAATAACTCATTGAGCGACTCGTTTGATATTTAATTGTTATCAAGCAATAAGTTTTcatataatcaaacaacattgaTTCCATTATCAATGGATTAAAAAACTATTAGTATAGTCAATTTGATGATAAAATTAATAAGTTGGATTTAATCACTCATCAAATGACTAGTTTTTACAAGAAACAAGGTTTTTATATTAGTTAATTTTCATTTGTGATCAATCAATTAACAGTTGAGTTCATGTATAAGCAATAATGAGTTGCTTAAACAACTTCGTTGTTTATTTAAGCAACCTTTGTTTATTTAAACAACTTAGTTGTTTACCTAGTTTTAATGAGATACAAGGTTATCAGATAAGCAAAAGGAGTTGCTAATAAGcgtattttttttaagaaaaaaagtgttttatttttgagtttttttaaattaaaaacttaGGGGATCAGTGTTtgtgtaaataaaaaaaacttgggGGGATAGAgtccctttttaatttttttactaagttacaaatattttaattcaacCTCATCTCTTCATGGAATCTTCATAATTAACcctaattaaatatttatacaaaagaaaagttttaaaaagaataaatcCCCTTTCTTCATTCCACTCTCAAAGAGCCCTTTTAGCTCATTTTCCCGACTGAAACATACTTTGCTCTAAAtcttaggacccgtttggccataagaattattcacttttttttgaattttttttcacttttttcaaaaattagtgttttacatatttggaatttgaaaaacaagaaaaaaattcacttttttcgcAATCAAAACAAGTACATTTCaataaaaaaacactaaaaaaatggccaaacgatttttttttttttattgctatggccaaacgcctacttaattgAGTAATATTTTAGTTGCGCTTTTCAATTTTCCATATATGGCCAAGAAAGTTTTCGCAGATAAAATTTGCATGTTGGACCCGTGCTGATCCAGTAGTTACATATATAGCACTAGTAtctgatcaaaaaaataaaaaataaaaaaaatcatgcaaatcGCTCTGCCTGAGacagagagagaaaaagagtaCGGCAAAAAGCATGAAGCAAGAGGCGCATGCCTGAGCAGAGTACCATAATTTGCAGGTATTTCCAGTGCTTCATTTTCTGTTGCATCCATTGAAAAATAGCAGTAGTTATTATGGATATAAATGTGTAAAGTTTGATTGTTGGTGGTGTTCATTTCAAAATCATATTATGGCTTTAGCTGCTAGTCCTCACCAGACTTACATTCCTCTGCCATCCTCCAATTCAGGTCGTCTTTTACTCCGATTTTACCTTTCTAACAACTATTGTTAAGGTTTTTATTGGTTTAGTCTCTGGATTTCTGTTCATTGCCCTTTATATGATGTTTGAAATTCTTCATTTTATCCCTTGGATTTAACTCTACCGGCTATTTGTAAATGGGGTTTACTTTGTTTCATTCTCCActttccattttattttttcttcttcctaaAATATCATCAACTCTCTTCACATTTCTATGACTCTTGGCTTTAGAAAAGTTTCAGAGGTTAGTTAGGGTTCTAGATTTTGTTGCTATATGCTTCCATGATTTATCTTTTGCATACCACTATAagtattccctccgtcccaatttattaGCCACCTTTTTAATTTCGAGGTTCaaacaagtcttttttttttaccgtaATTCTTTCACATATCGtcttaatattttgaaatttgaattgtcTATTATTGTGACTTTTACCTAGTTTCCATGCCCGAATTCACGTTCAAAATTAATTTGTTTGACTCTCGAATTCCGaactgtgccacataaattgagaaagAGGGAGTAATTGCTATCTTGCCACAAACTGACTATATGTGTTTTACCCCTGACAATCGTGATAGCCTTTTGTCTTTTTTGCTGCTCCTTTTCACGCtgttagtgttttttttttttggatagtGATGTTAGTTGCAGGTCTATATTCTTATCACATTATCATGCATTTGAGCAGGTGGTAGGCGTGCCGCCGATCATGAAGTAGTTCTAAAGCCAGTCCCCATTTTTATCGtcatccatgaatctcaacttccAGCCACATTTCTCTATCCTTCCCCAAAAAATGAGTTGGTTGTTGGACTTGACTGCGAGGGTGTTGACCTCTGTAGATACGGAACTCTCTGTATTGtgcaggtttttttttttttttttttttcagttctCACTTGTTCTGAGTAGATACCATCTTCGTGTCTCACTTGATTGCcaatattatgttgttattcagtAGTAGCTTTGTAAGTCTATTATGAGTAGCTTTAGTTGAATATAGGTTGTAGGTTTATAGGTTTTATGATAGAATTTGAGTGGGCCTTGACCATATTACTCGTCTTCTCATTGACCTTTTCTCATTTAAATTAATAGCTTGCTTTTCCGGATGCTATTTACTTGGTTGATGCGATTCGCGGTGGGAAAAAGTTGATTAATGCCTGTAAGCCTGGTCTTGAATCTAGTCATGTCACGAAAGTTATTCACGACTGCAAACGGGATAGTGAGGTCTTATAGAACTTCTTTTAGCCTCCTCTAGTTTCTCCTTTCCTCTTGTATCATTTTTGTCaatttctttcctctttctttttcaggCATTATACTATCAGTATGGTATCAAGTTGCACAATGTTATGGATACCCAGGTTAGCTTCTTATTTTCTTGGACCTTTATCTGATGATTTGGCGTCAGATCAATGATATCTTTTTCATTAGTAATGCGAAAACTAGGACTGAACATGACCCACTAATGAGATGCTCTTTTTTAAGTTGCTGCCTATGATGATAACTTCTTCTACCATGCAGTGAAAAATCTATCTTGGATGATTAAATGAATCATTTCCCACTGATTCCTTATTTCAGATATGGTTAATTTAATGCAAAGCACTCCTGAACATTAACTTACTTCCAACAGCAAAAAAAAGTTGCTTTTACACTCCAGTCACTGtttatctttccatgttgtGCAGATAGCATATTATCTGATAGAGGAACAGTTGGGGAAAAAGAGCACACCAGCTGGCCATATCTCTTTTGTACACCTTCTTGCAGATCCACGCTATTGTGGTACTATGTCCCTGTTCAACTTCTATTCATCTTTCATGTAGTTGACTGCACCAAGTATATGAATGTTAGGTGGTTAAATGCAAAAACTCTTACTGGATGATAAGTCTGGTTTATTTTTGTTTCCTGGAAGCATCTTGATTTGGTTTTGAGAAATTAGATCTATAAAAATCCAAATGTCACTAGTTATGGTTTTTTggttaagaaaaataaattcttgtgaTTTTTAAAATTACAGCTGATAATGCTGAAAAACAAGGGCAAGGATTATGTAGAATTTGGTAGTGATTATGCTTGCTCTTATGGTTTTTAATCATAAAAGACTAAGGAAAAGAATTCAAAGTTCCCTATTTGAAGTGCATCTCATTCTTTGAGGGATGTCTTTCACCATTGTGTTAGCCTTGCATTTAGAGAGATGGCATTGAAAATTGATACTATTCTGTAAGTTCTGACTAGGGAACAAATTAATATGCATATTTCAAGTTGTCACGGTAATGAATACATGTAATTTGTTGGGAGGATCCTTCTAAAGGAAATCATTTTTTCCTGCTAGTTCATAACTTCAAattgtaaaaaaagaaaaaaaaaaaatgaagcaaaaaaTCTACATTGCACAGAAAGAATTCTTCTTGATACCGACAATATAACCTCAAATATATTTTGCACTTCCAGTGGAACTTGTCGCTCTAACCGCCTCTCCTCTCTGACTGTTTTTTATCATAAAAACCTAGGGCATGCAATGAACTTTAATGATGATCATGAGTAGAAAATGCTCGCTATTGAAAATTTCTCATAGTCAGTTGTAAAATAGAAGTTCATGGAGAGATTAAGTTGCTAATAggctttcctttttcttttgtatatCTTTTATGTGATTGCAGGTATTTCATATGTCGAGAAAAAGGAAGTCCGTTCACTTCTGAGAGAGGTTGGATTCTGTTTTACCTATTTCTCTTCCGTTGACATGCCTTCCACGTGGAACATGCATCCTTGGATATCATTCCCAGGCCACAGTTAAATAGTtttacaggaaaaaaaaaaaaattgaggaagTTCTTGGATCCTTTTGCCAAGAGGTTCTCAAAGACTTCGGTAGTAGAAAAATGAGATGAAATATATATGGTAACAATTACCAAGAAGGCACTTGGCAATAAGTAGTCTTCAGGAACTAACACGGTGCGAAACTAAACCAAAGTCTTACTATGCCTCTTCCCCACCTCCGAATAGAaagaataccaaaaagaaaaaaaagaaagccaTCCCCATATCCCTGCTATTGGAAAATAATCACCTAGTACTTAGAGTTGGCAAGGGATGGATTCTTTGACAAGATTTTCTTCGTCTGTTGCTTGCTTCACTTAACTATGTGCTCATCCAAATAGTTTTTTCTATTACACTGGTATCTGGACCAGCTTGCGGGCACCTCAATTATTCTATCCGATGGCCGCTACCTTCTACTAGCATAGGTTCCGGGTAACTCTGCCCACCAAGGCTTGAGCAGAtcggaagaaatcacctagtatttTTTTCCTCTGCTGGGATTTGAACCCGAAACCACATGACTCTTCAAAATAGTTGTCAATCACTAGCAAATGGTCTTTCATTTTGATATGCTAGCCCAAAAGGCTTAGGTTTTGCTCAGTTATACATGATGAAAACTTTTCATGTAAATTCATTTTAGTCTCAGATTAACTATGTGGAGCTTCTTCCATGCTGATGTACTCCCTTTTCCGCACCGTATCGTGGATTTATGTATCTTCCAGAATCATATTGCTTAGTTCCTTTTCTGCAGGATCCTCAGTTTTGGACTTACAGACCATTATCTGAGCTGATGGTCCGTGCGGCTGCTGATGATGTTCGATTTCTTCCATACATATTCCATAAGATGATGGAGAAATTGAGTGAACAATCATTGTGGAGACTTGCAGTTCGTGGTTCACTTTGTTGTCGGTGTTTCTGCACAAGTGACAACAAATATGCTGATTGGCCAGCAATCCCTTCAATTCCAGGTAATCTCGATCTCTTCACCAAGGCCATGAATGCATATAGTGGTACCAGAAAATATATGTTGTTTCGTCCGGATATTATTGGAGAAATTTCTCATCCTTCATAACTATATTTAGGCCTCGGAGCCTTGTCCTGACTTTTGCCGGGTTTGATCACCTCTAAGTTAGTAGGAAATTAAGCTGCCCCATCATAACTATAATACAAGAAGTATTAGATGTGATTCATGTAGGTGGAAGGCTGATTGACATGGCCTATTTTTGGagatataaatttaaaataggACTGATCTTGAAAATTTAATCTGTGAAAgttgtacaacaacaacatatccagtgtgattccacaagtggggtctggggagggtggggTGTACGCAGcacttacccctacctttgcgGGCAGAGAGAGGATGTTTCCGATGGGGATGCTCAACTCAAGAAAAGCGTTTATCAAAACAAAGTTTGAGAAAAGTAGAAAAGTATGAGTAAAAAGCTACCCGCAAGGCGGCCGAGTCGGGTTGAGCGGGGGGATCTCCCAAACGGGGTCTCGTGTTCGAAACACCCGCATGCTTTCTCGGCCGAGCTCGTCGCACAAAGCTTGCCTAGTGCGGTTTACCTCTCCGTATTATTTGCGGCTATTACACTAGAGCGGCGGGTTTACCCTGTGTGTGCACCAAAGCGGTAGCGGATGTGGttccttgtcataaaaaaatgcGAGTAAAAAGCTAAGATAAAAATCTCAAGAAAAGAAATGTATCGACAACAAAAATAGTAAAGATAGCCAAAGTAAAGGAAACAAACATAGTaataaaattgaagaataaggtaaagACATATAAAGTGCCAAACCATGATCTTCCCCAGGAAAGAGAAAAACTGTTCGACTACCTACTAAACTTCTACTCTAATCCTATCTGTGGTCATGTTCTCGTGAGCCGGAGATGTGTCATGTTCGTGCCTAATCACCTCTCCGGACAGTAGACCTATCACTGCCAACCTCTTGACCCTCATCACTGGGGCGTCTATGCTCCTCCTCCTTACATGCCCAAAACATCTCAGTCTTGCCTCCCGCATCTTGTCTACCACTGAGGCCACTCCTACCTTGCCCCGTAGAtcctcaacatcaacaacaacaacaacaacaacatacccaagaTAATCCCACCATATGGGATCCTGGGAGGGCAGAGCAGGACCTTGCCCCGTAGATCCTCATTCCTATAAAATGTTATCTTATCAAATTCTTGATAATCTTAACCAATAAAATGTTAGTGCATTCCTGCtaaaatgtgattcatcctgtCAGAGTTCCTCAATGTGGAAAGAGATACTTTGGAAGAGGAGATTCTATCGGTACTTGATGTGCCACCCGGGAAAATGGGATGTGTTATTGGTAGAAAAGGGTCCTCAATTTTGTCAATCAAAGAATCATGCAAGTAAGTCTCTCCCTTTCATCATTCTTGTTAGTTGGTTTATAGCCTGCTTGGCCGTGTTTTTGGGAAGTTAaaagtattaatttttttcaaaaaccgcTTATTTTAGAGAATTAAGGTATTTAACCAAGCTTTTATGGAAAAATATAAGTGCTTTTGAGTAGCAGTAGCTTTTCCTTAGAAGCACTTTTCAAACCTTGGTCAAGCACAAATTACTGCTCTAATATTGGCAAAAATggttttcaaattgattagccgAACACGAACTGCTAATCTTCAAAAGAAAagcaattttcaaaataagcagatTTTGGAAGCTTGGTCAAAGATGCTATTAGTGGGTCCTGATATGAAACATTTTGCAGGGCAGAAATCCTAATTGGTGGATCGAAGGGAGCACCAAACAAGGTTGGTAAATATAAACATGCACTCACTCCCTCCCTCTGAATTTACGTGGTGGTCTGATTGGACATGAACTATCTGTTGTTTCTTATACTTCGATTATCGTATTATTATGTAGTAGTTACTGCTCCTTTGTTTTTCAGGCAACTTTTTCATGTCTTTTATACTGCTTTGAACTGGTTGTCCCTGTGCCGAGGGTCTCCCGGAAAAAAGCCTTTCTACCTCCCAAAGGTAGGAGTAAAGTTTTACAGTACATTCTTCCTCCCTGCATCCCCACTATGTGGGATTTCAAGGGGTATGTTGTTGTCGTCCTCGTCGTTGTCTGATTGGACatggagtttaaaaaagaaagaaaaacttttgaaacatgTCGTGAAAAACAATCCATAGTTATGTGGAAATGAGAATTTtcaagttaaattgtttctaattatggaaaaatattattcttgttgggacagactaaaaggATATACGtcgcataaattgggacagtgGGAGTAGCTCTTTACTTTTGAATTATTACCGAAGGATACATTGTTGTACTTTTTCCTCTCATGTCATCTCTATTTTCTGGGCCAATTCATGCACAAGTTTACAGTTCAAAATTAGCACTTGAGTTCTGGTGCACTTATCCCCTGCACATACATTGCTAGGGAGGAAGTTGGTCTGCATGATTCTGGTGTCTAGACAGAGTTCATTGGTGTATGTGATCAGTGTAGGTGGGGTTGTTAGACGGGGTTTTTACCTAGTAAGGGATGGAGCGTAAGCTTCGCGCCCCATTAATCTTTAAATTCTGCTAATAGATAAATTCACAAAAATGCgagtattaaataaaataaatataaacatgaatcgtaaaattaaaagatgaaattaaatgttgagaaaatttaatacaacaatGATATATGAAGCAATGATACTATCCTAAAACTTAAACAAATAAAGGAGGAATATTAACTTAGAAAGAAATGTCATATGTGCCTcttaaaaaataagtgaatCTGGAAATACTTTTAGTACTATAATTTAAAGTTCTCTTCAAAGAGTACTATTGTCATTAACACTCAAGAGTGGGGCCTAGTgctcaatgaagtgggttgagaaccatCAGTTCTCAGGTTCAAACCCCAGCGGAGACAAAAATACTAGTTGGTTTTTTTCCATCTATCCAAGTCTTGGTGAATAGAGTTATTGCACttgtgctggtgggaggtagtaGATATCCCGTGAAATTAATCGAGGTGCAAGCTGGTCCGAACACCActgttaataaaaaaaaaaaggctactCTTGTCATTATTGAATTTCGGTCCTTATAGAAATAATTCTGAATTGTGTAATACAACTCCATCACGTTGTGATTCCCACAAGttaataaatcaagaaacaactCAGAATACTATGATTCATCACTAAAAGAGTAAACGTTGACTAGAATTATTTGCATATGTTAATCACTAAGACTTGACTATGAAATAAACAAGTTCATACCTCAGAAGGACAATATTGCTATCATTTATCAACAGGATTCAAGTAGAGAAACAAGATTTGAATATGCAAATATAGAGATTGAAGCGTGAAAACCTAGCAAAAATTAAGACAGATTTTTCACAGACAAAAGTTTCCTCTAAATTTACTCTTATGGTGTTCTTAGTGGGAGAATATGTGATATTAGATCTAATTTTGAGTTGAAATATTCTCAAACTTCCGATTTGTGAACAATGAAAAGGACTTTAGAAGAGTCAAGGAGAGTTAAGAAATTTGAAGGTCTAGgctaattacacctaattgcaGAGAAACTGTGGGATGAGCCGCATTGAGTGTTGGGCTTGTTCGTAGTATATGTCCGGGTGCTTGAGGCTATGTCTCACGAGACGAGCCTTTTACTTCTGGCCTAAGGTTTTTTTGCCTCACTCCAAGGTGAGCTCCAGATGAGTCTCAATTTTGcctttcaaaatattttatttgaaaaggaTTCCATAGTAATTGTTTGCACCGGTTAAAATGCTTGCGTGCCTGAGAGTTGCATTTTAGCACGTAAATATTAGCCTGGGAAACGATGAAATTGAGTAAtatgatatattaaaagtggAAGCTAACTAAAAAGATAGCTTGATTTTTTTATGTTCGAGGGTGTTGCCCACTTTTTGGGATTACactgtatgttgttgtttggtttGGGGGGCGTTGATTTGATACGTATAACACCAATCTTCCATGTTTGATCAGGTTTTCATCATTGGCCCCCTTAAGCAGGTAAGGAAAGCAGAAGCCATGTTGAGGGGCCGGATGTTATGAGATACTTTTGACCTTTTTGCTGCATCTCGAAGCTGGAGCTTTGTGTTCATACTACTTGATCATCATGCTAAACAAAAACCTATCTCCACTTTTGTTTTGCTAATATTCACCTTGATCTTCCATGCGAATTCGTCTCACATTCGATGGGGTGCTAAATGGATGCATCTTTTTGGAAGTTAAATCTGTATTTGCTTTACCATTACT
Coding sequences within it:
- the LOC132055381 gene encoding uncharacterized protein LOC132055381 isoform X4, producing the protein MALAASPHQTYIPLPSSNSGGRRAADHEVVLKPVPIFIVIHESQLPATFLYPSPKNELVVGLDCEGVDLCRYGTLCIVQLAFPDAIYLVDAIRGGKKLINACKPGLESSHVTKVIHDCKRDSEALYYQYGIKLHNVMDTQIAYYLIEEQLGKKSTPAGHISFVHLLADPRYCGISYVEKKEVRSLLREDPQFWTYRPLSELMVRAAADDVRFLPYIFHKMMEKLSEQSLWRLAVRGSLCCRCFCTSDNKYADWPAIPSIPEFLNVERDTLEEEILSVLDVPPGKMGCVIGRKGSSILSIKESCKNPNWWIEGSTKQGFHHWPP
- the LOC132055381 gene encoding uncharacterized protein LOC132055381 isoform X2 encodes the protein MALAASPHQTYIPLPSSNSGGRRAADHEVVLKPVPIFIVIHESQLPATFLYPSPKNELVVGLDCEGVDLCRYGTLCIVQLAFPDAIYLVDAIRGGKKLINACKPGLESSHVTKVIHDCKRDSEALYYQYGIKLHNVMDTQIAYYLIEEQLGKKSTPAGHISFVHLLADPRYCGISYVEKKEVRSLLREDPQFWTYRPLSELMVRAAADDVRFLPYIFHKMMEKLSEQSLWRLAVRGSLCCRCFCTSDNKYADWPAIPSIPEFLNVERDTLEEEILSVLDVPPGKMGCVIGRKGSSILSIKESCKNPNWWIEGSTKQGKESRSHVEGPDVMRYF
- the LOC132055381 gene encoding uncharacterized protein LOC132055381 isoform X1: MALAASPHQTYIPLPSSNSGGRRAADHEVVLKPVPIFIVIHESQLPATFLYPSPKNELVVGLDCEGVDLCRYGTLCIVQLAFPDAIYLVDAIRGGKKLINACKPGLESSHVTKVIHDCKRDSEALYYQYGIKLHNVMDTQIAYYLIEEQLGKKSTPAGHISFVHLLADPRYCGISYVEKKEVRSLLREDPQFWTYRPLSELMVRAAADDVRFLPYIFHKMMEKLSEQSLWRLAVRGSLCCRCFCTSDNKYADWPAIPSIPEFLNVERDTLEEEILSVLDVPPGKMGCVIGRKGSSILSIKESCKAEILIGGSKGAPNKVFIIGPLKQVRKAEAMLRGRML
- the LOC132055381 gene encoding uncharacterized protein LOC132055381 isoform X3, with the protein product MALAASPHQTYIPLPSSNSGGRRAADHEVVLKPVPIFIVIHESQLPATFLYPSPKNELVVGLDCEGVDLCRYGTLCIVQLAFPDAIYLVDAIRGGKKLINACKPGLESSHVTKVIHDCKRDSEALYYQYGIKLHNVMDTQIAYYLIEEQLGKKSTPAGHISFVHLLADPRYCGISYVEKKEVRSLLREDPQFWTYRPLSELMVRAAADDVRFLPYIFHKMMEKLSEQSLWRLAVRGSLCCRCFCTSDNKYADWPAIPSIPEFLNVERDTLEEEILSVLDVPPGKMGCVIGRKGSSILSIKESCKAEILIGGSKGAPNKVRKAEAMLRGRML